Genomic window (Roseivirga sp. 4D4):
ATTTGGTTGCATACCGATCCCCAATAGAATGGACTCATCACGGTAGTAAGGAGCAGCAAAGTCATAAGCTTGCAATTGAAACGCTGCAGCTAATTGAATAGCCTCATGCCCTCTGGATGTACTGTGAACGTATTTACTGCAAACAGCTCTGTTCTCATCATAGAGAATTGCCATGTTTTTGGCAGTCTGCATTAAGCGATAGGCCTTTTCTAAAGTCTTTTTTGGAATATTGATATCGTTGCTTTTAGAGGTACTCGTCTTTTTATCCTTGGTCAATTCCATAGAGTAATTGGCGTTTCGATTCAAAAATAACCAATAATTTAAAGGCTAATAGAAAAACCTACCGATCGTTAGGTTATCTTTCTTTTAACTCCCAGAATAGGTGTACAGTTTAGCTTTTCTTCACTTTTAATTTACCATCAGAATATTCTGATATTTTTGCATCATGCCGCATATCGACAAAGAACATATAGCCGGAGTTTTTAGAAACATTCAGGATCATATCTGTGCAGAACTAGAAAAAGCCGATGGACTAGGCGAATTCCAAGAAGATAAATGGACCAGGCCTGGCGGTGGTGGTGGCAGAAGCAGGGTTTTGCGTCATGGAAACATCATCGAAAAAGGAGGTGTCAACTTTTCTGAGGTCCATGGTAAGACGCCTGAGAAACTTTTGAAATCTTTCGGCCTGACCGAAGGTGAGTTCTTTGCTACAGGTGTGTCGATCGTTTTGCATCCCGAAAATCCATGGGTTCCCATAATCCATATGAATATCAGGTATTTTGAAATGTCTACTGGTACCTATTGGTTTGGTGGCGGCATTGACCTGACCCCTCACTATGTCGATCATGATGATGCGAGCTTCTTTCATGAAAAGCTAAAGGCCGTATGTGACAAACATGACTCCTTTTACTACAAAGAATTTAAGGACTGGGCTGACAATTACTTCTATATCAAACACCGAAAAGAAACCCGTGGCATTGGAGGGATTTTCTTTGATCATAAGTCGGGAGACAAGGAACATTCGAAGGAAGACATCTTCAACTTTGTGAAAGACGTTGGACTGTGCTTCGCGCCTATCTACACCTACTTTATGCAGAAGAATGCGGGTAAACCTTATGGATCGAGAGAAAAGAACTGGCAACGACTAAGAAGAGGTCGCTATGTAGAATTCAACCTGGTGCTAGACAGGGGAACCAAATTTGGACTCGAAACCGATGGAAGAACAGAATCCATTCTGATGAGCTTACCGCCTGAAGCAGGTTGGGAATATGACTATGAGCCGCCTGTCAAGTCGCTAGAATCTGATACCCTAAGATTACTCAAAAAAGGAATTGATTGGACGGCATGATCGATCAGTTAGAACAATGGGATAAATCACTTTTCAAGTTCCTCAAT
Coding sequences:
- the hemF gene encoding oxygen-dependent coproporphyrinogen oxidase, producing the protein MPHIDKEHIAGVFRNIQDHICAELEKADGLGEFQEDKWTRPGGGGGRSRVLRHGNIIEKGGVNFSEVHGKTPEKLLKSFGLTEGEFFATGVSIVLHPENPWVPIIHMNIRYFEMSTGTYWFGGGIDLTPHYVDHDDASFFHEKLKAVCDKHDSFYYKEFKDWADNYFYIKHRKETRGIGGIFFDHKSGDKEHSKEDIFNFVKDVGLCFAPIYTYFMQKNAGKPYGSREKNWQRLRRGRYVEFNLVLDRGTKFGLETDGRTESILMSLPPEAGWEYDYEPPVKSLESDTLRLLKKGIDWTA